A window of the Paraburkholderia sp. ZP32-5 genome harbors these coding sequences:
- a CDS encoding IclR family transcriptional regulator translates to MKSTADAGTTAVARAAKGKGANGIGNSTPATEPTKPQRGIQSVEVSGRVLLVLAAARAPLALSDLASAAQLAPGQAHAYLVSLSRLGLIKRDELSGRYEPGPLALRLGLLRLESQPAFRAAVPRVAALAEAIGFSVAICIAGPQGPTIVRYEHAGFPLHVNLHVGTVMSLPATSTGRVFCAYLPDDVLDAMWANQSGDAGIAMTPPAERAAFDTTLTRIRARGLESSVDAPSPGISSLSAPVLDSEGRLALALTVIGSTGAIDVDPDGKTARALLNTTRDIAAELAVATAVLAPSL, encoded by the coding sequence ATGAAATCGACAGCAGACGCGGGCACCACTGCGGTTGCACGTGCCGCCAAAGGCAAAGGCGCGAACGGCATTGGCAACAGCACCCCCGCCACCGAACCCACCAAACCCCAACGCGGCATCCAGAGCGTCGAGGTCAGCGGCCGTGTACTGCTCGTGCTTGCTGCTGCGCGCGCCCCGCTCGCGCTATCCGATCTCGCGAGCGCCGCGCAACTCGCGCCCGGACAAGCGCACGCGTATCTGGTAAGCCTGAGCCGCCTGGGCCTGATCAAGCGCGACGAACTGTCGGGCCGCTACGAGCCGGGGCCGCTTGCGCTGCGGCTCGGTTTGCTGCGCCTCGAAAGCCAGCCGGCGTTTCGCGCCGCCGTGCCGCGCGTCGCGGCGCTCGCCGAGGCGATCGGCTTTAGCGTCGCGATCTGCATTGCCGGGCCGCAAGGACCGACCATCGTCCGCTATGAACATGCGGGATTTCCTCTGCACGTGAATCTGCATGTCGGCACCGTGATGTCGTTGCCGGCGACATCGACGGGGCGCGTGTTTTGCGCGTATCTGCCCGATGACGTGCTCGACGCGATGTGGGCCAATCAGTCGGGCGACGCCGGCATCGCGATGACACCGCCCGCCGAACGCGCGGCCTTCGATACGACGCTCACGCGCATCCGCGCGCGCGGGCTCGAAAGCAGCGTCGATGCGCCGAGCCCCGGTATCAGCAGTCTGAGCGCGCCGGTGCTCGATAGCGAAGGACGCCTCGCGCTCGCGCTGACGGTGATCGGATCCACCGGCGCGATCGATGTCGATCCCGACGGCAAGACTGCCCGCGCGCTGTTGAACACGACGCGCGACATCGCGGCCGAACTCGCGGTCGCCACCGCCGTGCTTGCACCCTCCCTGTAA